The following proteins come from a genomic window of Edaphobacter sp. 4G125:
- a CDS encoding ester cyclase has product MSLLRFMLALTLLFPSPVHAQTKGDPMSVAAVADHAATIRRFYEECLNQHQSEILPEIFTPDVIVHAPNGDGSSLAAIQQTVERVHAMFPDHHFVVDDVVVNGDKAAARWTMTATNTAPLGGIPPTGKPITQRAVVFYRFQGDKIAEFWLQLDQIGVLRQIGVQIPGAPSASAPPAR; this is encoded by the coding sequence ATGTCGCTTCTTCGCTTCATGCTGGCCTTAACCCTCCTGTTTCCATCACCTGTCCACGCTCAAACCAAAGGAGACCCCATGTCAGTCGCCGCCGTCGCCGATCATGCCGCCACCATTCGCCGCTTCTACGAGGAATGTCTTAATCAGCATCAATCAGAAATCCTCCCCGAAATCTTCACGCCTGATGTAATCGTTCACGCCCCGAATGGGGATGGATCAAGTTTGGCCGCCATTCAGCAGACCGTCGAACGCGTCCACGCCATGTTCCCTGATCATCACTTTGTCGTAGACGATGTTGTCGTCAATGGCGATAAAGCTGCGGCCCGTTGGACCATGACCGCCACAAATACCGCTCCTCTCGGCGGCATTCCACCTACAGGCAAGCCCATTACTCAACGCGCCGTCGTCTTCTATCGCTTTCAGGGAGACAAGATTGCCGAGTTCTGGCTGCAGCTCGATCAGATCGGAGTTTTGCGCCAGATCGGCGTCCAGATTCCCGGTGCTCCGTCCGCCTCTGCCCCACCAGCACGGTAA
- a CDS encoding TonB-dependent receptor: protein MPLSRLFLRAVLFSFIMISSLLAQSGSGDLAGTITDLNGAVIKRAKIVVASEVAIGVNLNTETTDSGDYAIVSLRPGIYTVRVSAPGFTTVEHSGITIRTGQRTRVDIALRAGGSDQVINVSADASLLTTESGALTTVIGRESIATLPLNGRNMISLTTLAPGVSLPPGTLLPRINGGRPRTNEYLYDGVSALQPEPGQVVFFPIIDDIDEFAIMSNGVSAEFGRFNGGIINVTTKAGTSAFHGELYEFLRNEALNARNYFTPTSSAKPLFRRNQYGAALGGPVLPRRLFFFADYQGTNQAVGVVRTSTVPTLAQRGHPDANGNPTTGFNFGSTNIYDPATTVQNGSSFTRTQFSNNTVPRNRVDPAALALLARYPLPTSSAAANNYVRVGNDIDHQNQFDIRLDAQITDRDHAFARYTYFHDVEQPVYPLPDGSGVISGTILSTGNVTGLSRTLGQQYVANEIHNFNLRTVNEARFGYTRRALGRSGALLPTTASSALGIPGIPTNAAFNSALPVFAITGLTQLGSSSSTFSNFSTNVTQIFDMVSRVQGKHALKAGADLRWEHLDAVQPPNPTGNFNFSTLFTNQSGITNSGNALASFLLGQVNTFSIDLQNSTIRPRAHIAELFFQDDWKATSRLTVNAGIRWTLNFPSTEVHNQGAVFNLATQQYQYLGKDGFSRSARELHYGNFGPRLGFSYMATPKTVIRSSYGLIFIEQTGITTPFTTPQFPFLQTVQQSTLDSIHPAFVLSNGPSVSPIPLTADAGLGQGVFTVNRKLGSGYVQQWNLSVQHELMRDLSIEIAYTGSVITRVGIPDVNMNQLTVSQLAQGSSLTATTANPYYNQIPASSSIGGKTVSVAQLMKPYPRFLTVSAFRNNTGRTNYNTAELKMEKRTSYGLTAMLSYTHSKLMDDASSVFDSSILTGPVANYPVADSYNPSLERDASLGDMSNITVGSVVYAIPMGKNHRIASTGVMSWLLGGWNVNGLVTLQSGMPFAITQATNFNAFAGFGTQRPTINGSANLPADKRTVQHFINTAAFSITPQFKLGNASRNPARGPAYRDLDLGLVKNTQLGDRLTLELRGEVFNATNTPAFAQPNATVGVANFGSITATTADPRVVQVAGKLRF from the coding sequence ATGCCCCTTTCTCGCCTTTTTCTCCGTGCTGTCCTGTTCTCCTTCATCATGATCTCGAGCCTTCTGGCTCAGAGTGGCAGCGGGGATCTGGCTGGAACCATCACAGATCTCAACGGAGCGGTCATCAAACGGGCTAAGATCGTCGTCGCCTCAGAAGTGGCTATTGGCGTAAACCTCAATACTGAAACTACGGATTCTGGCGACTACGCCATCGTCTCTCTGCGACCCGGCATCTACACCGTTCGAGTCAGCGCGCCCGGTTTTACCACCGTGGAACACTCCGGAATCACCATCCGCACCGGCCAGCGCACTCGCGTGGACATTGCACTTCGTGCGGGTGGTTCGGATCAGGTCATAAACGTCTCGGCAGATGCTTCGCTGCTGACCACAGAATCCGGCGCGCTCACCACGGTGATCGGCCGTGAATCTATCGCCACGCTCCCCCTCAACGGGCGCAACATGATCTCCCTCACCACCCTTGCCCCCGGAGTTTCACTTCCACCTGGCACGCTGCTTCCCCGCATCAATGGAGGTCGCCCACGCACAAATGAGTATCTCTATGACGGCGTCTCGGCGTTGCAGCCCGAACCCGGCCAGGTCGTCTTCTTTCCCATCATCGACGACATCGACGAGTTCGCCATCATGTCCAACGGCGTCTCGGCAGAGTTTGGCCGCTTTAACGGTGGGATCATCAACGTGACCACCAAAGCGGGTACCAGCGCATTCCATGGCGAGCTCTACGAGTTTCTACGTAATGAAGCTCTGAATGCACGCAACTACTTCACTCCGACGAGTTCCGCCAAGCCGCTCTTCCGCCGCAACCAATACGGTGCCGCACTCGGCGGACCTGTGCTTCCGCGGCGTCTCTTCTTCTTCGCCGATTATCAGGGAACCAATCAGGCCGTTGGTGTCGTGCGCACCAGTACCGTTCCTACTTTGGCCCAGCGCGGACATCCTGACGCAAACGGAAATCCCACGACCGGCTTCAACTTCGGTTCAACGAATATCTATGATCCTGCCACCACCGTACAGAACGGATCGAGCTTCACCCGAACCCAGTTCTCAAACAACACTGTCCCACGAAATCGCGTTGATCCAGCGGCTCTGGCCCTGCTTGCGCGTTATCCACTTCCAACCAGCTCTGCAGCGGCCAACAACTACGTGCGTGTGGGCAACGACATCGATCATCAGAATCAGTTCGACATCCGGCTCGATGCACAGATCACGGATCGCGATCATGCCTTCGCCCGTTACACCTACTTCCACGATGTGGAGCAGCCGGTTTATCCGTTGCCCGATGGCAGCGGCGTAATCAGCGGCACGATCCTTTCCACCGGCAACGTTACGGGACTCTCCCGCACGTTGGGCCAACAATACGTTGCGAATGAGATCCACAACTTCAATCTGCGAACTGTCAATGAGGCCCGCTTCGGCTATACGCGGCGTGCGCTCGGCCGCAGTGGCGCTCTGCTGCCAACCACAGCATCTTCTGCTCTCGGGATTCCAGGAATTCCCACCAACGCCGCCTTCAACAGCGCCCTACCTGTATTCGCCATTACAGGCCTTACACAGCTTGGATCTTCCTCCAGCACCTTCTCCAACTTCTCCACCAACGTTACTCAGATCTTCGACATGGTCTCGCGGGTTCAAGGCAAACATGCTCTTAAGGCAGGCGCCGATCTTCGCTGGGAACATCTCGATGCCGTTCAGCCGCCAAATCCCACCGGCAACTTCAACTTCTCCACTCTTTTCACAAACCAGAGTGGAATCACGAACTCGGGGAATGCTCTGGCCAGTTTCCTGCTCGGACAGGTCAACACCTTCTCCATCGATCTTCAGAACAGCACCATCCGCCCTCGCGCGCATATTGCTGAGCTCTTCTTCCAGGACGACTGGAAAGCCACCTCGCGTCTGACCGTAAATGCAGGAATACGCTGGACCCTCAATTTCCCTTCGACTGAAGTCCACAATCAGGGAGCCGTCTTCAATCTCGCCACACAGCAATATCAATATCTCGGTAAAGACGGATTTTCTCGCTCTGCCCGGGAGCTGCACTACGGCAACTTCGGCCCTCGTCTCGGCTTCAGCTACATGGCTACTCCAAAGACAGTTATCCGCTCGAGCTACGGACTCATCTTCATTGAGCAGACTGGCATTACTACTCCCTTCACGACGCCGCAGTTTCCCTTCCTGCAAACAGTGCAGCAAAGCACGCTCGATAGCATCCATCCGGCATTTGTGCTTTCAAACGGTCCCTCCGTCTCTCCTATTCCTCTCACTGCTGATGCAGGCCTTGGCCAGGGCGTCTTCACTGTAAATCGCAAGCTCGGCTCCGGCTACGTACAGCAGTGGAACCTTTCCGTTCAGCACGAGCTGATGCGTGACCTCTCGATCGAAATCGCATACACAGGCTCCGTCATTACTCGCGTCGGCATTCCCGACGTCAACATGAATCAACTCACCGTCTCACAGCTCGCACAAGGTTCATCTCTAACGGCGACCACTGCGAATCCCTACTACAACCAGATTCCCGCCTCGTCCTCGATCGGCGGAAAGACCGTTTCGGTTGCCCAGCTGATGAAACCTTATCCTCGCTTTCTCACGGTCTCGGCTTTTCGCAACAACACTGGCCGCACGAACTACAACACCGCCGAGTTGAAGATGGAAAAGCGCACCAGCTATGGCCTAACCGCGATGCTCAGCTATACGCACTCAAAGCTGATGGACGACGCATCCTCAGTCTTTGACTCCTCGATCCTCACCGGTCCCGTCGCGAACTATCCAGTAGCAGATAGCTATAACCCATCGTTGGAGCGTGACGCCTCTCTGGGGGATATGTCCAACATCACTGTGGGTTCCGTGGTCTATGCCATCCCGATGGGAAAAAACCACCGCATTGCATCCACAGGCGTTATGTCATGGTTGCTTGGGGGATGGAACGTCAATGGTCTGGTCACACTGCAAAGTGGAATGCCTTTCGCAATCACTCAGGCTACCAACTTCAATGCCTTCGCTGGCTTTGGAACCCAGCGGCCTACCATCAATGGCTCAGCCAACCTGCCTGCGGATAAACGGACGGTCCAACACTTTATCAACACCGCTGCCTTCTCGATCACGCCGCAGTTCAAGTTAGGGAATGCATCGCGCAACCCCGCACGTGGACCAGCGTATCGCGACCTCGATCTCGGCCTGGTCAAGAACACGCAATTGGGAGACCGGCTCACGCTCGAGCTGAGGGGAGAGGTCTTCAACGCAACGAACACGCCTGCTTTTGCTCAACCCAATGCTACCGTGGGGGTTGCAAACTTCGGCTCGATCACTGCAACAACAGCAGATCCTCGCGTCGTTCAGGTAGCAGGCAAACTCAGATTTTAG
- a CDS encoding AraC family transcriptional regulator, with product MLYLERAPHPALVPFIHTLWYARDPHATHSHQRVLPTGHSQVVISLAQNYLTDANHPTDPLQPSPPGLFLGLYSAYQHIDTIDLAELIGISFHPGGTLPFFPHTASFFSNCETDLESLWGAPFRSLRDHLRELTTPAQKFDLLEKFLLDQLQHSRVSALNGIVHYSLQTIHAAPHIATVAELARTTGLSSRRLSQLFTEHVGVSPKLYCRIQRFQHVVQQLHRATEIPWPELALACGYYDQSHFANDFRAFSGLSPTSYTTSTRPWSNHINID from the coding sequence ATGCTTTACCTTGAGCGCGCCCCACATCCCGCTCTCGTTCCTTTTATCCACACCCTCTGGTATGCTCGCGATCCTCACGCCACCCACTCCCACCAGCGTGTCCTTCCTACTGGACATTCCCAGGTCGTCATCTCGCTTGCACAGAATTACCTCACCGACGCCAACCACCCCACCGATCCTCTCCAGCCCTCCCCTCCAGGACTCTTTCTCGGCCTCTATTCCGCCTATCAGCACATCGACACCATCGACCTCGCAGAGCTGATCGGCATCTCCTTCCATCCCGGGGGAACCTTGCCCTTCTTTCCTCACACCGCCAGCTTCTTCAGCAACTGTGAAACCGACCTCGAAAGCCTCTGGGGAGCTCCCTTCCGTTCTCTTCGCGACCATCTTCGCGAACTCACTACACCAGCGCAGAAATTCGACCTCCTCGAAAAATTCCTGCTCGACCAACTCCAACATTCCCGCGTCAGCGCTCTCAACGGGATCGTTCACTACTCATTGCAAACCATCCACGCCGCACCCCATATCGCCACCGTCGCCGAGCTCGCTCGCACCACCGGCCTTAGCTCGCGCCGCCTGTCGCAACTCTTCACAGAACACGTTGGCGTCTCGCCCAAACTCTACTGCCGGATTCAACGATTCCAACATGTGGTGCAACAACTACATCGAGCGACAGAAATCCCCTGGCCTGAACTCGCCCTCGCCTGCGGCTACTACGACCAGTCTCACTTCGCCAACGACTTCCGCGCTTTCTCCGGACTCAGCCCCACCAGCTACACCACTTCCACCCGTCCCTGGAGCAACCACATCAACATTGACTAA
- a CDS encoding NAD(P)-dependent oxidoreductase has product MRLIILGATGGIGRLLLPLALDQGHQVTAFVRSPQKITQTNPNLRVIGGDLFDSQQMAEAVRGSDVVLSAFGPVVLRPTHQRRDFGRGLVEALRAARVQRFIHVSSAFVFNDGGLVVKLIANTLFRNVTVDHRDSEKEMAQSDLAWTILRPPRLTNDPATNRFRVASGHLPKNGFTISRADVATFMIEEAIAPRYVRQVVGLSN; this is encoded by the coding sequence ATGCGACTCATCATTCTGGGAGCGACAGGCGGCATCGGACGCCTGCTCCTTCCACTAGCACTCGATCAGGGACATCAGGTTACCGCCTTCGTGCGTTCCCCGCAGAAGATCACTCAGACGAATCCCAACCTTCGAGTCATCGGAGGAGATCTCTTCGATTCGCAGCAGATGGCAGAGGCGGTTCGTGGCAGTGATGTTGTCCTCTCTGCTTTTGGCCCGGTTGTTCTTCGGCCTACGCATCAGCGTCGCGATTTCGGACGTGGTCTGGTTGAAGCTCTTCGCGCGGCGAGGGTCCAACGATTTATCCATGTCAGCTCGGCGTTTGTTTTCAACGATGGCGGCCTGGTCGTGAAGCTGATTGCAAATACGCTCTTTCGCAATGTCACCGTCGATCACCGAGACAGCGAAAAAGAGATGGCGCAGTCTGATCTAGCCTGGACGATCCTTCGTCCACCTCGCCTAACTAACGATCCTGCGACCAACCGCTTCCGAGTCGCTTCCGGACATCTGCCTAAAAATGGGTTCACCATTTCGCGAGCCGACGTTGCAACTTTCATGATCGAGGAGGCGATTGCACCACGCTACGTACGGCAGGTGGTCGGGCTAAGCAATTAG
- a CDS encoding TetR/AcrR family transcriptional regulator, with the protein MRLSASGRGVKIPERRVYESPVRQRQAGETRKRIAEAARRLLEETGYAGMTIPAVAKAAGVAVPTVYAVFGSKKGIVSELLDQARFGEEYQALITAARKVTDPMELIEFPPRFARKIYEAEIPVENLLRGAGMVAPELTAVEDERNCQRYDSQVMVIHALERTNLLKPELSREAARAVLWTLTSREVFRMLVRERGWTGDEYEAWLRETLRRELVG; encoded by the coding sequence ATGAGGCTGTCGGCGTCGGGTCGCGGAGTGAAGATACCGGAACGGCGGGTCTATGAATCGCCGGTGCGGCAGCGACAGGCTGGTGAGACTCGGAAGAGGATCGCAGAGGCAGCGAGACGACTTCTGGAGGAGACCGGGTATGCGGGAATGACAATTCCCGCAGTGGCAAAGGCCGCCGGAGTGGCGGTGCCGACGGTATATGCGGTCTTCGGATCGAAGAAAGGGATTGTGTCGGAGTTACTGGATCAGGCGCGTTTTGGAGAGGAGTACCAGGCGCTAATCACCGCAGCGAGGAAGGTGACCGATCCGATGGAGTTGATCGAGTTTCCGCCTCGGTTTGCGCGCAAGATCTACGAAGCGGAGATTCCGGTGGAGAATCTGTTGCGTGGTGCGGGGATGGTGGCGCCAGAGCTAACTGCGGTCGAGGATGAACGGAACTGTCAGCGATACGATTCGCAGGTTATGGTGATCCATGCACTGGAGCGGACGAATCTGCTGAAACCAGAACTGAGCCGTGAGGCCGCGCGGGCTGTTCTATGGACACTGACAAGCCGTGAAGTCTTCCGGATGCTGGTGCGGGAGCGAGGCTGGACGGGAGATGAATACGAGGCATGGTTGAGGGAGACTCTGCGAAGAGAACTGGTAGGGTGA
- the iscX gene encoding Fe-S cluster assembly protein IscX, whose protein sequence is MPREINWTDSEEIGIQLQEKFPEIDPYTVRFTDLHKYVTELPGFVGDPAKSNEGILEAIQTAWHEEYEDAK, encoded by the coding sequence ATGCCACGTGAGATTAACTGGACCGACTCGGAAGAGATTGGGATTCAGTTGCAGGAGAAGTTTCCGGAGATCGATCCGTACACGGTTCGTTTTACCGACCTGCACAAATATGTGACTGAACTTCCTGGATTTGTGGGCGATCCTGCGAAGTCGAACGAAGGAATCCTTGAAGCGATTCAGACGGCATGGCATGAGGAGTACGAAGACGCAAAGTAG
- the hscA gene encoding Fe-S protein assembly chaperone HscA — protein sequence MAEERVVGIDLGTTNSLVAYMQGETPTVIPGEDGDRLVPSVVAIDGSGVVVGNAARGALLRDASMVVYSAKRLMGRGVEDVQEELKLFPFHLVENLQAGEVLKLKVGEKTLTPPEASAYVLGQLKKNAERFFSAPVTKAVITVPAYFNDAQRQATKDAGRIAGLEVLRLVNEPTAAALAYGLQKNKDGLIAVYDFGGGTFDISILKLHEGIFEVIATGGDTHLGGDDIDNLMIAIALDDIAGDLGEDVRGNGEIVQAIRKAVIEAKIRLSDADTARLDVTLPSGKGYLREITREQFEGLIAGVIARTAGPCKQALKDAGIEPSAIDEVVLVGGSTRIPAVRSLVAEIFELSARGKKPHTELNPDEVVALGAAVQADILSGGGSKATEDLLLLDVTPLSLGIEALGGVVAKIIQRNSTIPASATEHFTTGVDGQANVAIHVVQGERELAKDCRSLARFDLKGIPPMMAGLPRIEVKFLIDANGILHVSAREQRSGKEAEIEVKPTYGLTDEQVEEMILSSFDNAEEDIRARQVIEAKNEADTILAATEKGRKNEAWQQLSSEEIAKIEQAEGELKASVVGGDYKVIRAAIERLDEATRRFAELMMDSAVTGALGGKTMEAAGESIGEGPTAPHPFAKAQVLSAEKEAEAIEGSVKKEATAGESTED from the coding sequence ATGGCAGAGGAACGCGTAGTAGGGATTGATTTGGGGACGACCAACTCCCTGGTGGCGTATATGCAGGGCGAGACGCCGACGGTGATTCCGGGGGAGGACGGTGATCGGCTGGTTCCTTCGGTGGTGGCGATCGACGGCAGCGGCGTGGTCGTGGGAAATGCTGCGCGTGGTGCGTTGCTGCGGGACGCGAGCATGGTGGTGTATTCGGCCAAGCGATTGATGGGACGGGGCGTCGAGGATGTTCAGGAGGAGCTGAAGCTCTTCCCATTCCATCTGGTGGAAAATCTGCAGGCTGGCGAGGTGCTGAAGCTGAAGGTGGGGGAGAAGACCTTGACTCCGCCGGAGGCCTCAGCCTATGTGCTGGGGCAGTTGAAGAAGAATGCGGAGCGGTTCTTTAGCGCTCCTGTGACGAAGGCCGTGATTACTGTGCCCGCCTATTTCAACGATGCGCAGCGGCAAGCGACGAAGGATGCGGGGAGAATTGCGGGGCTTGAAGTTCTGCGACTGGTGAACGAGCCGACGGCGGCAGCGCTGGCTTATGGGTTGCAGAAGAACAAAGATGGCCTGATCGCCGTGTATGACTTTGGCGGCGGCACATTCGATATCTCGATCCTGAAGCTGCACGAGGGGATCTTCGAGGTGATCGCCACGGGTGGCGATACGCACCTTGGCGGCGACGATATCGACAACCTGATGATTGCGATTGCGCTGGATGATATTGCGGGCGACCTGGGCGAGGATGTTCGGGGCAATGGCGAGATCGTGCAGGCAATCCGCAAGGCAGTGATCGAGGCGAAGATTCGACTTTCAGATGCCGACACCGCCAGGCTGGATGTGACGCTACCCAGCGGAAAGGGGTATTTGAGGGAGATCACTCGTGAGCAGTTCGAAGGACTGATTGCCGGTGTCATTGCGCGGACAGCAGGCCCGTGCAAGCAGGCATTGAAGGATGCCGGGATTGAACCGTCAGCAATTGATGAGGTGGTGCTGGTCGGTGGATCGACGAGGATTCCAGCGGTGCGCAGCCTGGTTGCAGAGATCTTCGAACTGAGTGCGCGAGGAAAAAAGCCGCATACGGAATTGAATCCTGACGAGGTTGTGGCGCTGGGCGCGGCGGTGCAGGCCGACATCCTGAGCGGAGGAGGATCGAAGGCAACGGAGGACCTGCTGTTGCTGGACGTGACCCCGCTGTCTCTGGGGATTGAGGCGTTGGGGGGAGTGGTCGCAAAAATCATTCAGCGCAATTCGACGATTCCGGCGAGTGCGACAGAGCATTTCACCACGGGTGTGGACGGGCAGGCGAATGTGGCGATCCACGTGGTTCAGGGAGAGCGTGAATTGGCGAAGGACTGCCGGTCTCTGGCGAGGTTCGATCTAAAGGGGATTCCTCCAATGATGGCGGGGCTGCCGCGCATCGAGGTGAAGTTCCTGATCGATGCCAATGGAATTCTGCACGTGAGTGCGCGTGAGCAGAGAAGCGGCAAAGAGGCCGAGATCGAGGTGAAGCCGACCTATGGTCTGACGGACGAGCAAGTGGAAGAAATGATCCTGTCCTCATTCGATAACGCGGAGGAAGATATTCGCGCGAGACAGGTGATCGAGGCGAAGAATGAGGCCGATACGATTCTTGCCGCGACGGAGAAGGGTAGGAAGAACGAGGCGTGGCAGCAGTTGAGCTCAGAGGAGATCGCGAAGATCGAGCAGGCTGAAGGTGAGCTGAAGGCCTCGGTCGTGGGTGGAGACTACAAGGTGATTCGCGCGGCAATCGAACGATTGGACGAGGCGACGCGGAGATTTGCCGAGCTGATGATGGATTCGGCGGTTACCGGAGCACTGGGCGGCAAGACGATGGAAGCCGCAGGTGAGAGCATAGGAGAGGGGCCGACGGCACCGCATCCCTTTGCCAAGGCTCAGGTATTGAGTGCTGAAAAAGAGGCAGAGGCGATAGAAGGTTCTGTAAAGAAAGAGGCTACGGCTGGAGAGTCAACGGAAGATTGA
- a CDS encoding 2Fe-2S iron-sulfur cluster-binding protein, producing MSEINKDQVVDLSKPAGEGMVRVTFLPEGKTVEFPFDSLPYDGHGEPMSFLDVAENFDIFLDHACGGVCACTTCHLWVKEGANGISEAEDKELDRMETAADVQLNSRLGCQAVIEKPGTYVVEIPSWNRNYVQEGKPAAVVKKD from the coding sequence ATGAGTGAGATAAATAAGGACCAGGTTGTGGATTTGTCGAAGCCCGCGGGCGAGGGAATGGTTCGGGTAACGTTTTTGCCCGAAGGAAAGACGGTGGAGTTTCCGTTTGATTCGCTGCCGTATGACGGACATGGCGAACCGATGTCGTTTCTGGATGTGGCGGAAAACTTTGACATCTTTCTAGACCATGCGTGCGGTGGCGTTTGTGCCTGTACGACCTGTCACCTCTGGGTGAAAGAAGGCGCCAACGGAATCAGTGAGGCTGAGGATAAAGAACTGGATCGCATGGAGACGGCTGCCGATGTGCAATTAAACTCGCGTTTGGGATGCCAGGCAGTGATTGAGAAGCCAGGAACGTATGTGGTGGAGATTCCAAGCTGGAACCGGAACTATGTGCAGGAAGGTAAGCCTGCTGCGGTAGTGAAGAAGGACTGA
- a CDS encoding glycine C-acetyltransferase, whose protein sequence is MTTATRPQLAHLTEQLNDLKQRGTYFKLRILEDEQGPVCTYDGKHVINLASNNYLGLCEHPKLREAAIEATKKYGVGSGAVRTIAGTMKIHMELEEKIAAFKGVEACVVFQSGFTANAGTVSSILGKEDFILSDELNHASIIDGARLSRAKIKVFRHKDVAHCEDLLKEIQNEPGRKLIITDGVFSMDGDIGPVDKLSELAEKYGAIMMVDDAHASGVLGRNGRGSVDHFHCTQRVDVQVGTLSKAIGALGGYVCGSRDLIDYLYHRARPFLFSTSHPPSVAATCIAAFDLLEQEPERIERLWSNTRYFKEQLTAAGFDVGGRTTPASETPITPIIVGDGKKTMEFSRALFDAGLMATGIAFPTVPEGKARIRTIMTSEHTREQIDHAMETLVTVARKMDLLPKQDS, encoded by the coding sequence ATGACTACTGCGACTCGTCCGCAACTTGCTCATTTGACAGAACAACTGAACGATCTCAAGCAGCGCGGGACCTACTTCAAACTGCGTATTCTGGAGGACGAGCAGGGTCCGGTGTGCACGTATGACGGAAAACACGTCATTAACCTGGCTTCGAATAACTATCTTGGGCTCTGCGAACATCCGAAGCTGCGCGAGGCGGCGATTGAAGCGACGAAGAAGTATGGCGTGGGTTCAGGGGCAGTTCGCACGATTGCCGGCACGATGAAGATCCACATGGAGTTGGAAGAGAAGATCGCAGCCTTCAAAGGAGTCGAGGCATGTGTGGTTTTTCAATCTGGCTTTACGGCGAATGCAGGTACGGTCTCGAGCATTCTGGGTAAGGAAGACTTCATTCTCTCGGACGAACTGAACCACGCCAGCATCATCGATGGAGCGCGGCTCTCACGGGCGAAGATTAAGGTTTTTCGACATAAGGATGTTGCGCATTGCGAGGATCTACTGAAGGAGATTCAGAACGAGCCTGGACGCAAACTGATCATCACCGATGGTGTGTTCTCAATGGATGGAGATATTGGTCCGGTCGATAAGCTGAGTGAACTGGCGGAGAAGTATGGCGCGATCATGATGGTTGACGATGCGCATGCCTCGGGAGTGTTGGGGCGCAATGGGCGTGGCTCGGTAGATCACTTCCACTGCACGCAACGCGTGGATGTGCAGGTAGGAACGTTGTCGAAGGCCATCGGTGCCTTGGGGGGATATGTGTGTGGATCGCGTGACCTGATTGACTATCTCTACCATCGCGCGCGGCCATTTTTGTTCTCTACATCACATCCTCCCTCAGTCGCGGCGACCTGCATTGCGGCCTTTGATCTACTGGAACAGGAACCAGAGCGGATTGAACGGCTGTGGTCGAATACACGCTACTTCAAGGAACAGCTGACGGCAGCCGGATTCGATGTGGGCGGCCGGACCACTCCAGCCAGCGAGACGCCGATTACGCCGATCATCGTCGGCGATGGGAAGAAGACGATGGAGTTTTCTCGGGCTTTGTTCGATGCAGGGTTGATGGCGACGGGGATTGCCTTCCCGACGGTTCCAGAGGGCAAAGCGAGGATTCGAACGATTATGACGAGCGAGCATACCCGGGAACAAATTGACCATGCGATGGAGACCCTGGTTACAGTTGCGAGGAAGATGGATTTGCTGCCTAAGCAAGATTCATAA